A genomic stretch from Hymenobacter psoromatis includes:
- a CDS encoding molecular chaperone Tir, with translation MTNTYFPKIKSYLLELGFTICHADERENILVVDKPELGIRNLVIGCGDPLLILEQYLLDLPAPSLDIYRQLLQKNRDIIHGAFALDDTGRRLIFRDTLQVDPLDLPALEACLNSLALLLSEFAAELIQFSKPYPA, from the coding sequence ATGACCAACACTTACTTCCCCAAAATCAAGTCCTACCTGTTGGAGCTGGGCTTCACCATTTGCCACGCCGATGAGCGGGAGAATATCCTGGTGGTGGACAAGCCGGAGCTGGGTATTCGCAACCTCGTTATCGGCTGCGGCGACCCGCTGCTGATACTGGAACAGTACTTGCTCGACCTCCCCGCGCCTTCGCTCGACATCTACCGGCAGCTGCTGCAAAAGAACCGTGATATTATCCACGGCGCGTTTGCCCTCGACGACACCGGCCGCCGCCTCATCTTCCGCGACACGCTCCAGGTTGACCCGCTCGACCTGCCCGCGCTCGAAGCCTGCCTCAATTCGCTGGCCCTGCTGCTGAGCGAGTTTGCCGCCGAGCTGATTCAGTTTTCCAAACCCTACCCCGCTTAA
- a CDS encoding ABC transporter encodes MDAPTRQALVAELTALLAGGNAHATFDQAVADLPAPLRNQAVPQVPYTIWQLVEHIRIAQADILEFCVNPHYVAPEWPAAYWPDKALAVDEAGWQAALRAIAHDQQQFIDLLENPTTDLFAPLPHGDGQSIFREALLIGDHAAYHVGEIVLIRRLLGAWG; translated from the coding sequence ATGGACGCCCCAACCCGACAAGCCCTCGTGGCCGAGCTCACCGCCCTGCTGGCCGGCGGCAATGCCCACGCCACCTTTGACCAAGCCGTGGCCGACCTGCCCGCGCCGCTGCGCAACCAGGCCGTGCCGCAGGTGCCCTACACCATCTGGCAGCTGGTCGAGCACATCCGCATCGCGCAGGCCGACATTCTGGAGTTTTGCGTGAACCCCCACTATGTAGCGCCCGAGTGGCCCGCCGCTTACTGGCCCGACAAAGCGCTAGCCGTGGACGAGGCCGGCTGGCAGGCCGCGCTGCGCGCCATCGCCCACGACCAGCAGCAGTTTATCGACCTGCTGGAAAATCCCACTACCGATTTATTTGCCCCCCTACCCCACGGCGACGGCCAGAGCATTTTCCGCGAGGCCCTGCTCATTGGCGACCACGCGGCGTACCACGTGGGCGAAATCGTGTTGATTCGGCGTTTGCTGGGGGCGTGGGGGTAG
- a CDS encoding flotillin: MITQLSWAILVILGVLLLGFLAIVARMYQKAVQGEALVRTGMGDTKVSFSGILIVPILHKLEVMDIKLKTIIIARAGSEGLVCKDNMRADVKVNFFVRVNKTHDDVVNVAQSIGAHRASDPAALEALFDAKFSEALKTVGKHFDFIELYNSREQFKQEILRIIGTDLNGYVLDDCAIDYLEQTPLNALNQDNILDAEGIKKIIALTSEQKIQANQIQRDQQKTIKKQDVEAQETILQLEKQLAETQEKQYREIASIKAREAAETEKVRQEERLKGEKARITTEEEVKIAEQNRDRQVLVAERNKQRTDAIETERVAQAKALEANERERLVALAQIEKEKALEEEKKNIQVIIRERITVEKATVQEEERIKDTRAQALAEREKSVAVTAAHQRNETSSINMVGSADMERQAAEFRAKQTVIDAEGERTAADHRAAAVRIMAEAEASKAAAVGLAEAQVMQAKATARQKEGETHAAVMQLTSAAEAQAIQVKATAQAEADEKIGFVAAKVNREKGLADADVVEARATADQKKGLAEAAVNEQKFTVEAKGIEAKADAMKKLDGIGKDHEEFKLRLDKEKSVELAQINIQKDIAASQADVIGAALKAAKIDIVGGETMFFDQIIGSITKGKSIDRAVHNSEVLSTVKNTFFDHNGGGDFKTNLRKFVHQFGLSSEEMKNLSVSALLLQLMNKASDEPTRSTISQLASTAAALGISDKPVKSIDLK, encoded by the coding sequence ATGATTACACAACTTTCCTGGGCCATTCTGGTCATCCTCGGCGTCCTGTTGCTGGGGTTTTTGGCCATCGTGGCGCGCATGTACCAAAAGGCCGTGCAGGGCGAGGCCCTGGTCCGCACCGGCATGGGTGACACCAAAGTATCGTTTTCCGGTATTCTCATCGTGCCCATCCTGCATAAGCTGGAAGTGATGGATATTAAGCTGAAAACCATTATTATAGCGCGGGCTGGTTCGGAGGGTTTGGTGTGCAAGGATAATATGCGCGCCGACGTAAAAGTTAATTTTTTCGTGCGGGTTAATAAAACGCACGACGACGTGGTAAACGTGGCGCAGAGCATCGGCGCGCACCGCGCTTCTGACCCCGCCGCGCTCGAAGCCTTATTCGATGCTAAATTTTCGGAAGCTTTGAAAACCGTGGGTAAGCACTTCGATTTTATCGAGCTGTATAATTCCCGCGAGCAGTTCAAGCAGGAGATTCTGCGCATTATCGGCACCGATTTGAACGGGTACGTTCTCGACGACTGCGCCATTGATTATCTGGAGCAAACCCCGCTTAATGCGCTTAACCAGGATAATATCCTGGACGCTGAGGGTATTAAAAAAATAATTGCCCTCACTTCGGAGCAAAAAATCCAGGCTAATCAAATTCAGCGCGACCAGCAGAAAACCATCAAAAAGCAGGATGTCGAGGCGCAGGAAACTATTTTGCAGCTTGAAAAACAATTAGCCGAAACTCAGGAAAAGCAATACCGCGAAATTGCCAGCATCAAGGCCCGCGAAGCCGCCGAAACTGAGAAGGTGCGCCAGGAAGAGCGCCTGAAAGGCGAAAAAGCCCGCATCACGACGGAGGAAGAAGTGAAAATCGCGGAGCAAAACCGTGACCGGCAAGTGCTGGTAGCCGAGCGTAACAAGCAGCGCACCGACGCCATCGAAACCGAGCGCGTGGCCCAGGCGAAAGCCCTGGAAGCCAACGAGCGCGAGCGCCTGGTGGCCCTGGCCCAAATTGAAAAAGAAAAGGCGCTGGAAGAGGAAAAGAAGAACATTCAGGTAATTATCCGCGAGCGCATTACGGTGGAAAAAGCGACCGTGCAGGAGGAGGAGCGCATCAAGGACACCCGCGCCCAGGCCTTGGCCGAGCGCGAAAAGTCGGTGGCCGTGACTGCCGCGCACCAGCGCAACGAAACGAGTTCTATCAACATGGTGGGCTCAGCCGATATGGAGCGTCAGGCCGCCGAATTCCGGGCTAAGCAGACGGTGATTGATGCCGAAGGCGAACGCACTGCCGCCGACCATCGCGCCGCCGCCGTGCGTATTATGGCCGAAGCCGAGGCCAGCAAAGCCGCCGCCGTGGGCCTGGCCGAAGCCCAGGTGATGCAGGCCAAAGCCACTGCCCGCCAGAAGGAAGGCGAAACCCACGCCGCCGTAATGCAGCTCACTTCCGCGGCTGAGGCCCAGGCTATTCAGGTGAAAGCCACTGCGCAGGCCGAAGCCGACGAGAAAATCGGCTTTGTGGCCGCCAAAGTCAACCGCGAAAAAGGCCTGGCCGATGCCGATGTGGTAGAGGCTCGCGCCACCGCCGACCAGAAAAAAGGCTTGGCTGAAGCTGCCGTCAACGAGCAGAAATTCACGGTAGAAGCCAAAGGTATTGAGGCTAAGGCCGATGCGATGAAAAAACTCGATGGGATAGGAAAGGACCATGAGGAATTCAAGCTGCGCTTGGACAAGGAAAAATCGGTGGAGCTGGCTCAGATTAATATCCAGAAAGACATTGCCGCCTCGCAGGCCGACGTAATCGGTGCGGCTCTCAAAGCGGCCAAAATTGACATCGTGGGCGGCGAAACGATGTTCTTCGACCAGATAATCGGCTCCATCACCAAGGGTAAATCCATTGACCGCGCCGTGCACAACAGCGAGGTGCTGAGCACGGTGAAAAATACGTTTTTCGACCACAACGGCGGCGGCGATTTCAAAACCAACCTGCGCAAATTCGTGCATCAGTTCGGCCTCAGTAGCGAGGAAATGAAGAACCTGAGCGTGTCGGCGCTGCTGCTGCAACTGATGAATAAGGCGAGCGACGAGCCGACGCGCAGCACGATTTCGCAGTTGGCGAGTACGGCGGCAGCCCTCGGCATCAGCGATAAGCCGGTGAAATCCATTGATTTAAAATAG
- a CDS encoding AAA family ATPase — protein MEPTPQLEGGTYEILRGRLQKSGADLQVRLSTLNTERKAVFGAIDTRLLGTGRLTTTNNCVPWDMVPVGNTFIFGFNVVIGLKTETELADVFGVYEYVNHEFRPLGLQLLEAPQFLEEFRNLYRYYKNTQFVKFAVLGPHLFMVFRVGKTPNDIKTFKWLLKDDTLTYLDNRSDHEYIFPPQHEFAWKRATRDMQVAGKYPHISIEDKVFVETIGGDLTIKVENNTESGRGILAEPVADKDQTLDDSEIYYAVIDNLILLKIRPYQEPAYRYFLFNTKLRTAQRLDALADACVLLPDSQGLIFPHGFYLQTGEGKLFENGLHDMLFEKRIASPNGEDFLYVFYNKENGTYLLLSYNLIAQRVDNPIICNGYALFENGELCYLRPDAEAKKHHAVQIWQTPYVAPDFELPVTQDSALYKLGNKEIVRAMAEVQEVLTLVGKEDSYAGLYLDLIRRTTTLADVYHWLAEPATQDLAAPLRDIQQTATAAVEEFDKVRSIRKSTAEAVQRGLGQADELRARITRMADVTEVNEYVRLLAELRAVRGEVISLKELRYVDAPAVEKAAAELADVSQQVAGQTVAFLLRPDALKPYATRVQAIAESVEKVQKVSEANEREKEANAVSSELELLIEVVGSLPMDDPTQTTQIIDTISTIYAGFNQIRAALKRRRQALAGTEAQAEFTAQLKLLEQSLVNYLDLSDTPAKCDEYSTKLLVQLEELEGKFPDFDQFLAQLAERRETVYEAFESRKVSLVAARNQRASALAQSAERIIKAVQSRLARLETLADINGYFAADILVEKVRQTVQNLLDLGDTVKADELQSRLKTVKEDAVRQLKDRAELFTDGGQALKFGPYAFTVNTQPLDLTIVLREGELHYHLTGTNFFQPLIDPAVLSARPVWDQAVVSENADVYRAEYLAWRLLEAAAHPTPPHGDEPATLSIAELAKLSHEQLTAYVQHFMAPRFAEGYLKGVHDADAALLLAALVRLTQTADLLRYPGPVRAAAALYWQRFAPEARRAGWQRQLHGIGVLLQVFPDAREFRPLMLELQQVVDEFALATGLFNLEDVAEAGEYLFYELTRGETFSISAEASELITQFQQSLKERRATEQYETSVAALAEQPAAQFALVRQWLRSFGQQGGVGPLADGQDEAAQLLVTDSFSLARVVPTPLRETLTGLQGSHPRIQDRTYQLNFPEFRQRLRRYALGVVPQFEAFQALKKDLLARAVEDLRLSEFRPRVLASFVRNKLIDEVYLPLIGANLAKQIGTAGADKRTDLMGLLLLISPPGYGKTTLLEYVANRLGLIFMKINGPALGHSVVSVDPAQAPNSGAREELLKLNLAFEMGDNVMIYLDDIQHCNPEFLQKFISLCDAQRKMEGVYQGRAKTYDFRGRKVAVVMAGNPYTESGEQFRIPDMLANRADIYNLGDIIGDTRPAFLLSYLENALVANPTLARLAAKSQADVYPLLRLAETGDSTGLSFEASHSPEEIREYVAVLRHLLRLRDVVARVNEEYIRSAAQAHDYRTEPPFRLQGSYRNMSKLAEKVRPIMNDAEIEALLATHYTSEAQTLTSGTEANLLKLRELLAWLTPAEATRWADIKATFVHNLRTSSGGQLLQVLTQLENISGGIGGIREALGREG, from the coding sequence ATGGAACCAACTCCCCAACTCGAAGGCGGGACCTACGAAATTCTGCGCGGCCGCCTGCAAAAAAGCGGGGCCGACCTGCAAGTCCGGCTCTCAACCCTCAATACGGAGCGCAAAGCCGTATTTGGGGCCATTGATACGCGCCTGCTCGGCACGGGCCGCCTCACGACCACCAATAATTGCGTGCCGTGGGATATGGTGCCGGTGGGCAACACGTTTATTTTCGGCTTTAATGTCGTTATCGGTCTGAAAACCGAGACGGAATTAGCCGATGTTTTTGGCGTGTATGAGTATGTCAATCACGAATTTCGGCCGCTGGGTTTACAGCTGCTGGAAGCGCCACAGTTTTTAGAGGAATTTCGGAATTTATATCGGTATTATAAAAACACGCAATTTGTAAAATTCGCGGTCTTGGGGCCGCATTTATTCATGGTATTTCGGGTGGGTAAAACCCCGAACGATATCAAGACTTTTAAGTGGCTGCTGAAGGATGACACGCTCACCTACCTCGACAACCGCAGCGACCACGAATATATATTTCCGCCGCAGCACGAGTTTGCCTGGAAACGGGCCACGCGCGACATGCAGGTGGCGGGTAAATACCCGCATATTAGCATCGAGGACAAGGTTTTTGTCGAAACTATCGGCGGCGACCTCACCATTAAGGTGGAGAATAATACCGAGTCGGGCCGGGGAATTCTGGCCGAGCCGGTGGCCGATAAAGACCAGACGCTCGACGACTCGGAAATTTATTACGCCGTCATTGATAATTTAATTCTGCTGAAAATCCGGCCCTACCAGGAGCCGGCGTATCGGTATTTTTTATTCAATACTAAGCTACGCACGGCGCAACGACTGGACGCTTTGGCCGATGCCTGCGTGCTGCTGCCCGATAGCCAAGGACTAATTTTTCCGCACGGGTTTTATCTGCAAACCGGGGAGGGAAAATTATTCGAGAATGGCCTGCACGACATGCTGTTTGAGAAGCGTATCGCGTCGCCCAACGGGGAGGATTTTCTATATGTTTTTTACAACAAGGAAAACGGGACGTATTTATTATTATCGTACAACCTGATTGCGCAGCGGGTGGATAACCCGATAATCTGCAACGGGTACGCGCTGTTTGAGAACGGGGAATTATGCTATTTGCGGCCCGATGCGGAAGCCAAGAAGCACCACGCCGTGCAAATCTGGCAGACGCCCTATGTAGCCCCCGATTTTGAGCTGCCCGTGACCCAGGATTCGGCCCTCTATAAGCTGGGTAATAAGGAGATTGTGCGGGCGATGGCCGAAGTGCAGGAAGTGCTGACGCTGGTGGGTAAGGAGGACAGCTACGCGGGGCTGTACCTGGACCTCATCCGGCGCACGACCACGCTGGCCGACGTATACCACTGGCTCGCTGAGCCTGCCACGCAGGACCTGGCCGCGCCGCTGCGCGATATTCAGCAGACAGCCACGGCGGCGGTGGAAGAGTTTGATAAAGTGCGCAGTATCCGCAAGAGCACGGCCGAGGCGGTGCAGCGTGGGCTGGGCCAGGCCGACGAGCTGCGCGCCCGCATCACCCGCATGGCCGACGTGACGGAAGTCAACGAATACGTGCGCCTGCTGGCCGAATTACGCGCCGTGCGGGGCGAAGTAATTTCGCTCAAAGAATTGCGCTACGTGGATGCGCCGGCCGTGGAAAAAGCCGCCGCCGAACTGGCCGACGTGAGCCAGCAGGTAGCCGGCCAGACCGTGGCGTTTCTACTGCGGCCCGACGCGCTGAAACCCTACGCCACCCGCGTGCAGGCCATTGCCGAGAGCGTAGAGAAAGTGCAAAAAGTAAGCGAGGCAAACGAGCGCGAAAAAGAAGCCAACGCCGTATCGAGCGAGCTGGAATTATTGATTGAAGTGGTGGGTAGCTTGCCGATGGACGACCCCACGCAAACCACGCAGATTATTGATACTATCTCCACGATTTACGCGGGCTTTAATCAGATTCGGGCGGCGCTGAAACGGCGGCGGCAGGCGCTGGCCGGCACCGAGGCGCAGGCCGAATTCACGGCGCAGCTTAAGCTGCTGGAACAATCGTTGGTTAATTATCTCGACCTGAGCGACACGCCGGCCAAGTGCGACGAATATAGCACCAAGCTGCTGGTACAGTTGGAGGAACTGGAAGGTAAATTTCCGGATTTCGACCAGTTTCTGGCACAATTAGCCGAGCGGCGGGAGACGGTGTATGAGGCATTTGAGTCGCGCAAGGTGAGCTTGGTGGCAGCCCGTAACCAGCGCGCTTCGGCCCTGGCGCAGTCGGCGGAGCGCATTATCAAGGCGGTGCAGAGCCGGCTGGCGCGCCTCGAAACGCTGGCCGACATCAACGGCTATTTTGCCGCCGATATACTGGTGGAAAAAGTGCGCCAGACCGTGCAGAATTTGCTGGACCTCGGCGATACGGTGAAGGCCGACGAGCTGCAAAGCCGCCTCAAAACGGTGAAGGAAGATGCCGTGCGCCAGCTTAAGGACCGCGCCGAACTATTTACCGATGGCGGGCAGGCGCTCAAATTTGGCCCCTATGCTTTCACTGTCAACACGCAGCCGCTGGATTTGACCATTGTGCTGCGCGAGGGCGAGCTGCATTATCACCTCACGGGCACCAATTTCTTCCAGCCGCTCATCGACCCGGCCGTGCTCAGCGCCCGCCCGGTGTGGGACCAGGCCGTGGTGTCGGAAAACGCCGACGTGTACCGCGCCGAGTACCTGGCCTGGCGGCTGCTGGAAGCCGCCGCGCACCCTACCCCCCCCCACGGCGACGAACCCGCTACGCTCTCCATTGCGGAATTAGCCAAGCTAAGCCACGAGCAATTAACCGCTTACGTGCAGCACTTTATGGCCCCGCGCTTTGCCGAGGGCTACCTCAAGGGCGTGCATGATGCCGATGCGGCCCTGCTGCTGGCGGCCCTGGTGCGCCTCACCCAAACCGCCGATTTGCTGCGCTACCCCGGCCCGGTGCGGGCGGCCGCTGCGCTCTACTGGCAGCGCTTCGCGCCCGAAGCCCGGCGCGCCGGCTGGCAGCGGCAGCTGCACGGCATCGGGGTGCTGCTCCAGGTTTTTCCCGATGCCCGCGAGTTTCGGCCCCTGATGCTCGAATTGCAGCAGGTGGTGGACGAATTTGCGCTGGCAACCGGGCTATTTAATTTGGAAGATGTGGCCGAGGCGGGCGAATATTTATTTTACGAATTAACCCGCGGCGAAACGTTTAGTATTTCGGCGGAAGCGAGCGAATTAATTACCCAATTTCAACAATCTTTAAAGGAGCGCCGGGCCACCGAGCAGTACGAAACCTCCGTGGCGGCGCTGGCCGAGCAGCCGGCCGCGCAATTTGCGCTGGTGCGGCAGTGGCTGCGCTCGTTCGGGCAGCAGGGGGGGGTAGGGCCGCTGGCGGATGGCCAAGACGAAGCCGCGCAATTGCTCGTGACGGACAGCTTTAGCCTCGCTCGCGTGGTGCCTACCCCCCTGCGCGAGACGCTGACCGGGCTGCAAGGCAGCCACCCGCGCATTCAGGACCGCACGTATCAGCTGAATTTTCCCGAGTTCCGGCAGCGGCTGCGCCGCTACGCGCTGGGCGTGGTGCCGCAGTTTGAGGCATTTCAGGCTTTGAAAAAAGACCTGCTGGCCCGCGCCGTGGAGGACCTACGGCTGAGCGAATTCCGGCCGCGGGTGCTGGCCTCGTTCGTGCGCAACAAGCTGATTGATGAGGTGTATCTGCCGCTCATCGGGGCCAATCTGGCGAAGCAAATTGGCACGGCGGGGGCCGATAAGCGCACCGACCTCATGGGGCTGCTGCTGCTGATTTCGCCGCCCGGCTACGGCAAAACCACGCTGCTCGAATACGTGGCCAACCGCCTGGGGCTGATTTTTATGAAAATTAACGGTCCGGCGCTGGGCCACTCCGTGGTGAGCGTGGACCCCGCCCAAGCCCCCAACTCCGGGGCGCGCGAGGAGCTGCTGAAGCTCAACCTGGCCTTCGAGATGGGCGACAACGTGATGATTTATCTGGATGATATTCAGCACTGTAACCCGGAGTTTTTGCAGAAATTCATCTCGCTCTGCGATGCGCAGCGCAAGATGGAGGGCGTGTACCAGGGCCGCGCCAAAACCTACGATTTCCGGGGCCGCAAGGTGGCCGTGGTGATGGCCGGTAACCCCTACACCGAATCGGGCGAGCAGTTCCGCATCCCCGACATGCTCGCCAACCGCGCCGACATCTACAACCTCGGCGACATTATCGGCGATACCCGGCCGGCGTTTTTGCTTAGCTACCTCGAGAACGCGCTGGTGGCCAACCCCACCCTGGCCCGCCTCGCCGCCAAAAGCCAGGCCGACGTGTACCCGCTGCTGCGCCTGGCCGAAACCGGCGACAGCACCGGCCTCAGCTTCGAGGCCAGCCACTCGCCCGAGGAAATCCGCGAGTACGTGGCCGTGCTGCGCCACCTGCTGCGGCTGCGCGACGTGGTGGCCCGCGTCAACGAGGAGTACATCCGCTCGGCGGCGCAGGCCCACGACTACCGCACCGAGCCGCCCTTCCGGCTCCAGGGCTCGTACCGCAACATGAGCAAGCTCGCCGAAAAGGTGCGCCCGATTATGAACGACGCCGAAATCGAGGCCCTGCTCGCCACCCACTACACCAGTGAGGCCCAAACCCTGACCAGCGGCACCGAAGCCAACCTGCTCAAGCTCCGCGAGCTGCTGGCCTGGCTCACGCCCGCCGAAGCCACCCGCTGGGCCGACATCAAAGCCACCTTCGTCCACAACTTGCGCACCAGCAGCGGCGGCCAACTGCTCCAGGTCCTCACCCAGCTAGAGAATATTTCCGGTGGGATTGGGGGAATAAGGGAGGCGCTGGGAAGGGAGGGGTAG
- a CDS encoding circadian clock protein KaiB gives MPLPTPPAPDEPLAYELVLYVAGATPNSTRAVRNIKAICEEYLPGRYALRILDIYQQPELAQQAQLVALPTLVRLRPLPQRRLVGDLSNRPVVLSVLGLNQLPPPAPAP, from the coding sequence CTGCCCCTCCCTACCCCCCCCGCCCCGGACGAGCCGCTCGCCTACGAGCTGGTGCTCTACGTGGCGGGGGCCACCCCCAACTCAACGCGGGCCGTGCGCAACATCAAGGCCATTTGTGAAGAATATTTGCCCGGCCGCTACGCGCTGCGCATTCTGGATATTTACCAGCAACCCGAGCTGGCGCAGCAGGCCCAGCTGGTGGCCTTGCCCACGCTGGTGCGCCTGCGGCCGCTGCCGCAGCGCCGCCTGGTGGGCGACCTCTCGAACCGCCCGGTGGTGTTGAGCGTTCTAGGTCTGAACCAACTACCGCCCCCCGCCCCTGCCCCATGA
- a CDS encoding circadian clock protein KaiB (Decreases the phosphorylation of KaiC, a component of the main circadian regulator in cyanobacteria) encodes MIDVDDVREEPLEAAALPPGETWELRLYVAGHTAKSIAALANLRRYCEQHVPGRYRLEIIDLLQNPQLAEGDQILAIPTVVRKMPEPIRRVIGDLSNEERVIVGLDLRLSV; translated from the coding sequence ATGATAGATGTTGATGATGTGAGGGAAGAACCGCTGGAAGCCGCCGCCCTACCCCCCGGCGAAACCTGGGAGCTGCGCCTGTACGTGGCCGGCCACACGGCCAAGTCTATCGCGGCGCTGGCCAACCTGCGCCGCTACTGCGAGCAGCACGTGCCCGGCCGCTACCGCCTGGAAATTATTGACTTGCTGCAAAACCCGCAGCTGGCCGAGGGCGACCAGATTCTGGCCATCCCGACGGTGGTGCGCAAGATGCCCGAGCCCATTCGCCGGGTTATCGGCGACCTTTCGAACGAGGAGCGCGTCATCGTGGGGCTCGACCTGCGGCTTTCCGTTTAG
- a CDS encoding phage shock protein A: protein MNILQRLFKIGQSEAHAAVNQLEDPINLTEQGLRDLRRDLDKSLHGLAEVKATAIRARNEAEGFRAKAADYEAKAVLLLQRAHKGDLDRAEADRLATEALLKKTENEVHATRASADQERFGQSAAQLDQNVQALKSTISQWENELKTLKARVTVSTATATINKQLAQLDSSGTVALLERMKEKVAVQEALAESYGEIAQESKSIDAEIDKAVGRAGVGKASEDLAALKAKLGLNE, encoded by the coding sequence ATGAATATCTTGCAGCGTCTCTTCAAAATTGGGCAGTCGGAGGCCCACGCCGCCGTCAATCAGCTCGAAGACCCCATCAACCTCACCGAGCAGGGCCTGCGCGACCTGCGCCGGGACCTCGACAAAAGCCTCCACGGTCTGGCCGAAGTGAAGGCGACGGCCATCCGCGCTCGCAACGAGGCCGAGGGCTTCCGCGCCAAAGCCGCCGACTACGAAGCCAAGGCCGTGCTGCTGCTGCAACGCGCCCACAAGGGCGACCTCGACCGCGCCGAGGCCGACCGCCTGGCCACCGAAGCCCTGCTCAAAAAGACCGAAAACGAAGTCCACGCCACCCGCGCCAGCGCCGACCAGGAGCGCTTCGGGCAGTCGGCCGCGCAGCTCGACCAGAACGTGCAGGCCCTCAAAAGCACCATCAGCCAGTGGGAAAACGAGCTGAAAACGCTCAAGGCCCGCGTCACGGTGAGCACTGCCACGGCCACCATCAACAAGCAACTAGCGCAGCTCGACTCGTCGGGCACCGTAGCCTTGCTAGAACGCATGAAGGAAAAAGTAGCCGTGCAGGAAGCCTTGGCCGAATCATACGGCGAGATTGCCCAGGAAAGCAAAAGTATTGATGCCGAGATTGATAAGGCCGTCGGTCGGGCGGGGGTTGGCAAGGCCAGCGAAGACCTGGCCGCGCTGAAAGCCAAGCTGGGCCTGAATGAGTAG
- a CDS encoding GNAT family acetyltransferase: protein MTLHWTTKPFEALTLAELYALLRLRSAVFVVEQNCPFQDMDGHDQAAYHLLGHTAAGELAAYARLLPAGRSYPQVSIGRVVTAPRYRRAGLGRELLRRAIGECAARFGEQPIKIGAQQYLRAFYESFGFVAAGAGYLEDGIPHVHMVRG, encoded by the coding sequence ATGACCCTGCACTGGACCACCAAACCCTTCGAGGCCCTGACCCTGGCCGAACTATACGCGCTGCTGCGCTTGCGGAGCGCGGTGTTCGTGGTGGAGCAAAACTGCCCGTTTCAGGATATGGACGGGCACGACCAGGCCGCCTACCACCTGCTGGGCCACACCGCGGCGGGCGAGCTGGCAGCCTATGCCCGGCTGCTGCCGGCCGGGCGCAGCTACCCGCAGGTCAGCATTGGGCGGGTCGTGACGGCACCGCGCTACCGGCGCGCCGGCCTGGGCCGCGAGCTGCTGCGCCGGGCCATCGGGGAGTGCGCGGCGCGGTTTGGGGAGCAGCCCATCAAGATTGGGGCGCAACAGTACCTGCGGGCGTTTTATGAGAGCTTCGGCTTCGTGGCGGCGGGCGCGGGGTATCTGGAAGACGGGATTCCGCACGTGCATATGGTGCGGGGGTAG
- a CDS encoding sec-independent protein translocase TatC: MPDITTEADIQLLVDQFYARALADPLLAAVFIDFAHVDLGHHLPQLYDFWSGILLGTSRYQGFPMRKHFPLPIGLAHFERWLALFHETVDAHFAGPTATLAKQQALQIGRVFATRLGLLGAGV, encoded by the coding sequence ATGCCCGACATCACGACCGAAGCCGACATACAGCTGCTGGTGGACCAGTTCTACGCGCGCGCCCTGGCCGACCCGCTGCTGGCCGCCGTGTTCATCGACTTCGCGCACGTCGATTTGGGCCACCACCTGCCGCAGCTCTACGATTTTTGGAGCGGCATCTTGCTGGGCACCAGCCGCTACCAGGGCTTTCCGATGCGCAAGCATTTTCCGCTGCCCATCGGCCTGGCCCACTTCGAGCGCTGGCTGGCGCTGTTTCACGAAACCGTGGATGCGCACTTTGCCGGCCCCACGGCCACGCTGGCCAAGCAGCAGGCGCTGCAAATCGGGCGCGTGTTTGCCACCCGGCTGGGGCTGCTGGGTGCTGGCGTCTAG